The nucleotide sequence CTGGCGGGTACTGGGCCTGCGCACGCTCGAGGCGTCTGCTTGACTGCTGCCGTGCCGTCCGATCGTGAGACCTCCGTCGAAGCGGAGTTCTCACGGGTGGTCGGCCGGTTCGCCGGCCCGGCCAGGGGCGCCGGACTGCTGGTGATCAGTGTTTTCGGGGTGCTCGCCACGCCGTCCGGGGCGCTCCCGCTCGCCTTCGGTCTGCTCGCGCTGGCCGTGGTCACCGCCGTGGCCGAGCAGCTCGTGGGGAAGACGGGCCGGGGCAGACCGGTGGCGTTCGCGCTGACGCTGCTGCGCGCGGCGGCGATCTGCGGCACCCAGTTCCTGACCGCGCCCGAAGCGGCCGAGCTGAACCAGTGGGCGCTCAACGTCCTCACCATCACCGCGATCACCCTCCAATGGGAATGGCCGCCGAAGGTCACCGTGCCCGCCATCGCCTGCCTGCTGGCGATCGAGGTGGTGCCTCTCGGCGCCGAGGACGGTTTGTCGGTGGTGGCGCGGGTGCTGATCGAGGCCACCCTCGCCAGGGTCGCCTTCCTCCTGCTGTCGCGGACGACGCGCCGGATCGACGATCTGCGCGAGCGCCGTGCCCGGCTGACCCGGGAGGAATCCCTTGCCGTGCAACGACGACTGCAGGAACGTGAGTATCTGGCCGTCCTGCACGACACGGCCGCGGCCACCTTTCTCACGGTGGCCCAGCGCGGCGAAACGACGGAGCCGTCCGAGGTCGCCGGATACGCCCGCCGC is from Amycolatopsis lurida and encodes:
- a CDS encoding sensor histidine kinase, with amino-acid sequence MPSDRETSVEAEFSRVVGRFAGPARGAGLLVISVFGVLATPSGALPLAFGLLALAVVTAVAEQLVGKTGRGRPVAFALTLLRAAAICGTQFLTAPEAAELNQWALNVLTITAITLQWEWPPKVTVPAIACLLAIEVVPLGAEDGLSVVARVLIEATLARVAFLLLSRTTRRIDDLRERRARLTREESLAVQRRLQEREYLAVLHDTAAATFLTVAQRGETTEPSEVAGYARRDLAILTGESGPGSVVDLETSLRGVLAQSPVKVETRWSPVAPIPASAALAMVRAVREALMNVDRHSGVGEARLTVEDGVRVTIRDEGRGFDPAKTPAQRRGVRGSLVERMAAAGGRAEVTSAPGAGTTVELVWPHE